The Rubricoccus marinus nucleotide sequence TCTGGCGCTGTGGTGGATGGGCGGCATCTTCGCGATCTGCCTCGTGTTCGTGACGGTCTTCTACAAAGAGCTCAAGCTGAGCACGTTCGACGCCGCGCTGGCCGCCGCGCTCGGCTTCGCGCCCGTCGCGCTGCACTACGCGCTGATGGCGCTCGTGAGCGTCGTCGCCGTGGGCGCCTTCGACGTCGTGGGCTCGGTCCTCGTGGTCGCGCTGATGATCGCGCCGCCCGCGGCGGCGTGGCTCCTCACCGACCGGATGGACGTACTGCTGGTCCTCTCGGTCGCGTTCGGCATCGCGAGCGCGATCGGCGGCTACTGGATGGCCCGCGGCCTGGACGCGAGCATCGCGGGCGCGATGGCGGGGGCCTCTGGCGTCGTGTTCATCCTCGCCTTCGCGTTCGCGCCCGAGCGCGGGCTCGTCGCGCAGGCGCTCCGGCGGCGGCGGCAGAAGGCGACGTTTGCCGAGCGGATGCTGCTCGTCCACTTGCTCCACCACGAGCGCACGCCAGAGGCCGAGCGCGAGTGCCGCGTCAGCCACCTGGAGGACCACCTCCGGTGGGACCACGCGCGGGCGCTTCTGGCCGTCCGCACAGCCGAGCGCGAAGACGCCATCACGCGCGCAGGCGACCGCCTCATGCTGACCGATAGCGGACGGACGCGCGCCCAGCGCGCGATGGTGGAGTAGCCAAGCGGGCAGACGCCATGCGCCTCTGGCGTCGGCGCGCCGTCTCTGCTCTACTCGGCGCTTCTCGCCAGAGGCTAGCGCCGCACCTCTTCGCCTCTGGCGTACTCCACGGCGCCGACAAGTGCGCGGACGCGTTGCTCGCAGATGGGCGCCCGCCAGTTCGCCCCCTCTTTGAGGCCGGAGCCCACGAGAAAGCCGTCTGCGAGGCCGACGAAATCGAGGAGGTTCGTGGAGTCCAGCCCGCCACCGGCCAGGACCGGAAGGTCGGTGGCGCTGATGATGGCTTCCAGGCACTCCGCATCGGGCGGCTCGCCCCGGCCGGGTCCCAGCACGGCGAAACCGTCAGCTCGGTTTAGAGCCGCGCGCTCGGCGAGTTCGCTGCAATCGGCGGCGCAGGCCGGGCGGAGGTCGGCGAGGATGGGGAGCGAATCGGCATCCAACACGTGGCGGTAGCGCAGAAGCGCGCCAGCGGCCGCCGGGTCTTCTGCCCAGCCGTCCACCCGCACGAAGTCGCACGAGGCCGCGACTGCCACGGCGATCGCCGTCCGGTTGGCCCCGCCCATCGCGCGGACTCCGACGGGCATCTTCCGCCCGGCGTACCGCTTGACGGCCGTTGCGGCGCGCGTGAGGAAGGCGGCCACTTCCGGCCCCGCCTCGCTCTCGGCCACGACCGGCATGTCGTGCATGTTCTCGACCAACAGCCCGTCCACGCCGTGCTCAATCAGCAGCCGCGCCTCGGCGATGGTCC carries:
- a CDS encoding metal ABC transporter permease yields the protein MPRSRRASGARGGLPPLTSAALTHPAVRITPMSPGLEIQLICAVTAAACALVGAFLVLRRAALLSDAISHAVLPGIAIAFFVTGDLASPFLLVAAAITGVVTVALIEALTRTRLVKADAAIGLVFPALFSIGVILISLLASDVHLDADAVLLGDPAFAWIERFTVGGQDLGPLALWWMGGIFAICLVFVTVFYKELKLSTFDAALAAALGFAPVALHYALMALVSVVAVGAFDVVGSVLVVALMIAPPAAAWLLTDRMDVLLVLSVAFGIASAIGGYWMARGLDASIAGAMAGASGVVFILAFAFAPERGLVAQALRRRRQKATFAERMLLVHLLHHERTPEAERECRVSHLEDHLRWDHARALLAVRTAEREDAITRAGDRLMLTDSGRTRAQRAMVE
- a CDS encoding BtpA/SgcQ family protein; protein product: MPLTHLFERPKPIIGVLHVGPSPGVPGARDVRSSIDRTIAEARLLIEHGVDGLLVENMHDMPVVAESEAGPEVAAFLTRAATAVKRYAGRKMPVGVRAMGGANRTAIAVAVAASCDFVRVDGWAEDPAAAGALLRYRHVLDADSLPILADLRPACAADCSELAERAALNRADGFAVLGPGRGEPPDAECLEAIISATDLPVLAGGGLDSTNLLDFVGLADGFLVGSGLKEGANWRAPICEQRVRALVGAVEYARGEEVRR